A single Populus nigra chromosome 13, ddPopNigr1.1, whole genome shotgun sequence DNA region contains:
- the LOC133670670 gene encoding protein ANTHESIS POMOTING FACTOR 1-like isoform X1, with translation MMSLTELDDDTVRSMSIGAVFSDFGGKINSVDFHRKDDLLVTASEDDSVRLYDIASAKLLKTTYHKKHGTDRICFTHHPSSVICSSVYHLDSTGESLRYLSLYDNRCLRYFKGHKDKVVSLCMSPINDSFMSSSLDHSIRIWDLRVNACQGILHLRGRPTVAYDQQGLVFAVAMEGGAIKLFDSRSYDKGPFDTFLVGGDTAEVCDIKFSNDGKSMLLTTTSNNIYVLDAYGGDKRCGFSLEPSPSTTIEATFTPDGQYVVSGSGDGTLHAWNINMQNEVSCWNSHIGIASCLKWAPRRAMFVAASTVLTFWIPDSSKPTVDPRPMDTEGAAPSEHVPQQ, from the exons ATGATGTCGCTTACAGAGCTCGATGATGATACGGTGCGCAGTATGTCTATCGGAGCTGTTTTCTCCGACTTT ggAGGGAAGATTAATTCAGTTGATTTTCATCGAAAAGACGATCTGTTAGTTACAGCTAGCGAGGATGATTCGGTTCGTCTTTACGACATTGCAAGTGCCAA ATTGCTGAAGACTACATATCACAAGAAACACGGTACAGATCGAATATGTTTCACGCACCACCCTAGCTCCGTTATTTGTTCCTCAGTATACCATTTAGATTCTACCGGAG aaTCATTACGTTATCTATCATTGTATGATAATCGATGTCTTCGCTACTTCAAAGGCCATAAAGACAA GGTTGTTTCGCTCTGCATGTCTCCAATTAATGATAGCTTCATGTCCAGCTCTCTTGACCACAGCATTAGAATATGGGATCTTCGCGTAAATGCCTGCCAG GGAATTTTGCATTTACGCGGTAGACCCACAGTTGCATACGACCAGCAAGGTCTTGTATTTGCTGTGGCAATGGAAGGGGGTGCTATTAAACTGTTTGATTCACGATCCTATGACAAG GGTCCCTTTGACACCTTTTTAGTTGGTGGAGATACAGCTGAGGTTTGTGATATTAAATTCAGCAATGATGGTAAATCAATGCTATTGACTACCACAAGTAACAACATCTATGTTCTTGATGCATATGGTGGAGACAAG CGATGTGGCTTCAGTTTGGAACCATCTCCCAGTACAACTATAGAGGCTACTTTTACCCCAGATGGCCAATATGTGGTATCAG GCTCAGGAGATGGAACCCTGCATGCCTGGAACATCAACATGCAAAATGAG GTGTCATGCTGGAACAGTCACATAGGCATTGCATCATGCTTGAAATGGGCTCCTCGTCGTGCCATGTTCGTTGCTGCCTCTACTGTTCTAACGTTTTGGATACCTGACAGCTCAAAACCAACTGTCGATCCTCGTCCCATGGACACTGAAGGTGCAGCTCCATCTGAACATGTACCTCAACAATGA
- the LOC133670348 gene encoding universal stress protein A-like protein, with amino-acid sequence MEGAEATRIMMGVNESTIKGYPHASISSRGAFDWTLQKIVRSNTSGFKLLFLHVQVPDEDGFDDMDSLYASPEDFKNMKHRDRTRGLHLLEYFVNRCHEIGVACEAWIKKGDPKEVICHEVKRVQPDLLVVGSRGLGPFQRVFVGTVSEFCQKHAECPVISIKRRADETPQDPVDD; translated from the exons ATGGAAGGTGCTGAGGCAACTCGGATAATGATGGGAGTGAACGAGTCAACAATAAAAGGGTATCCACACGCATCGATTAGTAGCAGAGGAGCTTTTGATTGGACTCTTCAAAAGATCGTTCGATCCAATACCTCTGGTTTTAAGCTTCTTTTCCTCCATGTTCAAGTCCCTGACGAGGATG GTTTTGATGACATGGATAGCTTGTATGCCTCACCTGaggattttaaaaacatgaagcATAGGGATAGGACCAGGGGACTTCATCTGCTGGAGTACTTTGTCAATAGATGCCATGAGATTGGG GTTGCCTGTGAAGCATGGATCAAGAAAGGAGATCCCAAGGAAGTAATTTGCCATGAAGTAAAACGAGTCCAGCCAGATCTCCTGGTTGTTGGAAGTCGCGGTCTTGGCCCTTTTCAGAG GGTTTTTGTGGGAACAGTGAGTGAATTTTGCCAGAAGCATGCTGAATGTCCAGTGATCTCAATTAAGCGTAGAGCTGATGAAACTCCTCAGGATCCTGTTGATGACTGA
- the LOC133670670 gene encoding protein ANTHESIS POMOTING FACTOR 1-like isoform X2: MMSLTELDDDTVRSMSIGAVFSDFGGKINSVDFHRKDDLLVTASEDDSVRLYDIASAKLLKTTYHKKHGTDRICFTHHPSSVICSSVYHLDSTGESLRYLSLYDNRCLRYFKGHKDKVVSLCMSPINDSFMSSSLDHSIRIWDLRVNACQGILHLRGRPTVAYDQQGLVFAVAMEGGAIKLFDSRSYDKGPFDTFLVGGDTAEVCDIKFSNDGKSMLLTTTSNNIYVLDAYGGDKRCGFSLEPSPSTTIEATFTPDGQYVVSVFLYRLRRWNPACLEHQHAK; encoded by the exons ATGATGTCGCTTACAGAGCTCGATGATGATACGGTGCGCAGTATGTCTATCGGAGCTGTTTTCTCCGACTTT ggAGGGAAGATTAATTCAGTTGATTTTCATCGAAAAGACGATCTGTTAGTTACAGCTAGCGAGGATGATTCGGTTCGTCTTTACGACATTGCAAGTGCCAA ATTGCTGAAGACTACATATCACAAGAAACACGGTACAGATCGAATATGTTTCACGCACCACCCTAGCTCCGTTATTTGTTCCTCAGTATACCATTTAGATTCTACCGGAG aaTCATTACGTTATCTATCATTGTATGATAATCGATGTCTTCGCTACTTCAAAGGCCATAAAGACAA GGTTGTTTCGCTCTGCATGTCTCCAATTAATGATAGCTTCATGTCCAGCTCTCTTGACCACAGCATTAGAATATGGGATCTTCGCGTAAATGCCTGCCAG GGAATTTTGCATTTACGCGGTAGACCCACAGTTGCATACGACCAGCAAGGTCTTGTATTTGCTGTGGCAATGGAAGGGGGTGCTATTAAACTGTTTGATTCACGATCCTATGACAAG GGTCCCTTTGACACCTTTTTAGTTGGTGGAGATACAGCTGAGGTTTGTGATATTAAATTCAGCAATGATGGTAAATCAATGCTATTGACTACCACAAGTAACAACATCTATGTTCTTGATGCATATGGTGGAGACAAG CGATGTGGCTTCAGTTTGGAACCATCTCCCAGTACAACTATAGAGGCTACTTTTACCCCAGATGGCCAATATGTGGTATCAG TTTTTCTGTACAGGCTCAGGAGATGGAACCCTGCATGCCTGGAACATCAACATGCAAAATGA